CGTGATCAAGTAGCTGCCGCAGGGTTATCATCGCCATAGTCTCGACTCCTCCATTATTTAACTTTTCGAGATGGATGTGTCATTGAGATAGTCATCAACACATATAATCCGCAGCGTATTTGTCCCACCCGATGAGCCTATGCTGTCACCGTGGGTAACTACGACATGATCGCCTTGGGTCAGTAATCCCTGCCTGGACAAGCGCTCGAGCAGACGACTCTTAAGCGCATCCAGGTCTTCTTGCTCAGGATCGATCTCTAGGGGATAGACGCCGCGATAGAGCGTGACGCGGCCACGGGTTTGCGGATGTCTGGTTAGGACATAAATTGGCAAACCGGAGCTGATTCGTGACATCCATACTGCGGTTGACCCCGATTCAGTAATCACGATGAGGGCCTTGATAGCAAAGTGATTGGCAGCATACATCGCTGCCATAGCGATGGTTTCATCGACCCGACAAAAAACCTCATCCAGACGGTGGTGTGATACCGTCACCGTGCGGTTCTTCTCCGCCTCACGACAGACACGATCCATAGCCCCCACCGCCCGATCCGGGTAGCGGCCGGCCGCGGTCTCGGCAGAGAGCATCACGGCGTCGGTGCCATCAAGCACGGCATTAGCAACATCAAAGACCTCGGCCCGGGTCGGAATCGGATTCTCAATCATCGACTCCATCATCTGTGTTGCTGTTATCACCGCCCGATTACTCTGCCGGGCATTCTGGATGAGCCGTTTCTGCACCTCGGGCAACGCTGCATCACCGATCTCAACGCCGAGATCGCCTCGGGCCACCATAATCGCATCGGCCGCTTCAATGATCTCGTCCGCAGCGGTAATCGCTTCGGCCCGCTCGATCTTAGCGACAATCCCGGCACCGCGCCCCCCCGCGTCAATCATAAGCTGCCGAGCTTCCTCAATGTCAGCAGCACTTCGCGGAAAGGAAACCGCCAAGAACTCCACACCGAGATCTGCAGCTGTGGCAATATCCCGGCGATCCTTGTCGGTCAACGCAGGCGCTGAAAGGCCACCACCACGGCGATTGATGCCCTTGCGCGCCGAAAGTTCACCGCCATGCACCACGGTCGTCTTCACCGCACTGCCTGCCACCTCATCAACCCTTAGCACTAGACGGCCATCGTCAAGCAAAAGCTCATCGCCGGGCACCACGTCATCGGGCAGTCCGGAATAAGCAATGCCTACCGCCTCCTTACTCCCTGCCTCGGCCCCCATTTGTGCATCGAGGGTAAAACCATCGCCTTCGCGCAACTGTACTGGGCCATCGCGGAAGCCCTCAATGCGAATCTTCGGCCCCTGGAGATCGACCAGTACCCCCACCCGGCGCTGATGTGCTGTAGACCACTCCCGAACTTCGCTAACGCGGCGACGGTGATCCTCTACATCCCCATGAGAAAGGTTGATGCGCACCACATCAACGCCAGCGGCCAGCAGCCTCTGCAGTGCCCCGGGCTGGTCGGTCGCCGGCCCGAGGGTAGCGAGTATCTTGGTACGCCGGGGCTTGGCCATAGTCTATCTGCTCCCCCTGGAGCTGATCATGAAATTTTTATTTTGATTCTGTTAGTAGTTGTCCTACTCAAAGCGGCACGTTGCGCCATGTTCAGCCCTCTCGCGCCCGCTGCTCAAGCACCGCGACTCCAGGCAGCTCACGCCCTTCCAGCAACTCGAGGAAGGCACCACCACCGGTAGAGATATACGAGATATTTTCAGTTACTCC
This Halorhodospira halochloris DNA region includes the following protein-coding sequences:
- the pyk gene encoding pyruvate kinase, producing the protein MAKPRRTKILATLGPATDQPGALQRLLAAGVDVVRINLSHGDVEDHRRRVSEVREWSTAHQRRVGVLVDLQGPKIRIEGFRDGPVQLREGDGFTLDAQMGAEAGSKEAVGIAYSGLPDDVVPGDELLLDDGRLVLRVDEVAGSAVKTTVVHGGELSARKGINRRGGGLSAPALTDKDRRDIATAADLGVEFLAVSFPRSAADIEEARQLMIDAGGRGAGIVAKIERAEAITAADEIIEAADAIMVARGDLGVEIGDAALPEVQKRLIQNARQSNRAVITATQMMESMIENPIPTRAEVFDVANAVLDGTDAVMLSAETAAGRYPDRAVGAMDRVCREAEKNRTVTVSHHRLDEVFCRVDETIAMAAMYAANHFAIKALIVITESGSTAVWMSRISSGLPIYVLTRHPQTRGRVTLYRGVYPLEIDPEQEDLDALKSRLLERLSRQGLLTQGDHVVVTHGDSIGSSGGTNTLRIICVDDYLNDTSISKS